Proteins from a genomic interval of Chryseobacterium indologenes:
- a CDS encoding S9 family peptidase, with the protein MKKIFYALLLMLGFQSLQSQDIPLLDRALFFGNPEISGGKLSPDGKWISFTKEYEGIMNIWVKKIDEPFEKARPLTDSKRPLNGYFWSDDGKYILYVKDKNGDENMNIFAVDPMAKATKGVPESRNITPLQEVAAQIYMVSKKDPDLLMIGLNNRDKAWHDLYSLKISTGELKKIFENTNRITRYNFDWDEKLRIVNKTDEKGNTQFLYKDGDQLTPIYETLVTEEAYIPSWNEDNSKFYLVTNKGDIDKSTLFLMDPKTKKTTKIESDPKGKVDFGNLFIDRNTRKIIATSYTGDKTENYWKDKTWEDNYKFLQNKFPGREIDFSSSTKDYSKSLVTAWGDQYASESYFFDAKTKELVFQYTPRAELKKVEKYLASMTPITYKSSDGLEIPAYLTLPAGSTGKNVPMVVLVHGGPKGPRDYWGYNSIVQFLANRGYAVLQPNFRASGGYGKKFQNAGDLQWGKLMQDDITWGVKHLIEKGIADKNKVVIMGGSYGGYATLAGLAFTPEVYAAGVDIVGPSNLFTLLDSVPAYWESFRAALYGMVGDPKTEEGKKRMYEASPLFSVDKINKPLLIVQGANDPRVKQAEADQIVIALREKGKKVNYILADDEGHGFRKPVNSMAMYAETEKFLSEVIGGRYQKDMPENVAKRLKEMTVDIKSVTYTPAKDTKEQKVSK; encoded by the coding sequence ATGAAAAAAATCTTTTATGCATTACTCCTCATGTTAGGGTTTCAGAGCTTACAGTCACAAGACATCCCGCTATTGGACAGGGCACTTTTTTTTGGAAATCCTGAAATTTCAGGAGGCAAACTGAGTCCTGACGGAAAATGGATTTCTTTTACAAAAGAGTATGAAGGAATCATGAACATCTGGGTAAAAAAAATTGATGAACCTTTTGAAAAAGCACGCCCCCTGACAGATAGCAAAAGACCGTTGAACGGATACTTCTGGTCTGATGATGGGAAGTACATCCTGTACGTGAAAGACAAAAACGGTGACGAGAATATGAATATTTTTGCCGTAGATCCAATGGCAAAAGCAACCAAAGGCGTGCCCGAATCAAGAAATATCACACCTCTACAAGAGGTAGCTGCACAGATTTATATGGTCAGTAAAAAAGATCCTGATCTGCTCATGATAGGATTAAATAACCGTGATAAAGCATGGCATGACCTGTATTCTTTAAAAATTTCTACAGGGGAACTGAAAAAAATATTTGAAAATACGAACCGCATCACAAGATATAATTTTGACTGGGATGAAAAACTCAGAATAGTAAATAAAACTGATGAAAAAGGAAATACCCAGTTTCTGTATAAAGATGGAGATCAACTAACGCCGATCTATGAGACATTGGTTACAGAGGAAGCATATATTCCCAGCTGGAACGAAGATAATTCTAAATTCTATCTGGTGACAAATAAAGGAGACATCGATAAGTCTACCCTATTTTTAATGGATCCGAAGACTAAAAAGACGACCAAAATAGAAAGTGATCCCAAAGGAAAAGTAGATTTCGGCAACCTATTTATAGACCGCAACACCAGAAAAATCATTGCAACGTCTTATACCGGTGATAAGACTGAAAATTACTGGAAAGATAAAACATGGGAAGACAATTACAAATTCCTCCAGAATAAATTTCCTGGAAGAGAGATAGACTTCTCCAGTTCTACAAAAGATTATTCTAAATCTTTAGTGACAGCCTGGGGAGATCAATATGCTTCCGAATCTTACTTCTTTGATGCAAAAACCAAAGAGCTGGTTTTTCAGTACACGCCAAGAGCGGAGTTAAAAAAAGTTGAAAAGTATCTTGCTTCTATGACTCCTATCACGTACAAAAGTAGTGATGGTCTTGAAATTCCGGCTTATCTTACTTTACCGGCAGGATCAACGGGCAAAAATGTACCCATGGTCGTTCTCGTTCACGGAGGGCCAAAAGGACCCAGAGATTATTGGGGCTACAACTCTATTGTACAGTTTTTGGCGAACAGAGGTTATGCGGTATTGCAACCTAATTTCAGAGCCAGCGGAGGTTACGGCAAAAAGTTTCAGAATGCAGGAGATTTGCAATGGGGAAAGCTGATGCAGGATGACATCACCTGGGGAGTTAAACACTTGATAGAAAAAGGAATCGCTGATAAAAACAAAGTAGTTATCATGGGTGGAAGCTATGGTGGCTATGCAACATTGGCAGGCTTAGCCTTTACCCCCGAAGTGTATGCTGCCGGAGTAGACATTGTAGGACCTAGTAATCTTTTTACTTTACTGGATTCGGTTCCTGCTTACTGGGAATCTTTCCGGGCGGCATTATACGGAATGGTAGGAGATCCTAAAACAGAAGAAGGTAAAAAACGTATGTACGAAGCAAGTCCTTTATTCAGTGTAGACAAGATCAATAAACCATTATTGATTGTACAGGGTGCCAATGATCCGAGGGTTAAACAGGCCGAGGCAGACCAGATTGTCATTGCTCTTCGTGAAAAAGGTAAAAAAGTGAACTATATTCTCGCAGATGATGAAGGCCACGGATTCCGTAAACCGGTGAACAGTATGGCCATGTATGCTGAAACTGAGAAATTCCTTTCTGAAGTTATCGGAGGAAGATATCAGAAAGATATGCCGGAAAATGTGGCAAAGCGACTGAAAGAAATGACCGTCGACATAAAGTCTGTTACCTATACCCCGGCAAAAGACACCAAAGAACAAAAAGTTTCAAAGTAA
- a CDS encoding multicopper oxidase domain-containing protein yields MFLLLLFSVFTFAQATKTYYTCPMHSEVVSSKPGDCPKCGMSLVKKTVAVQSVPAQPIPKSEGKIKPTEPQNHKTKADIKKAKKPEEAKKTNAIRQIKSAQGTTLTGQTEILSQTAYTCSMHPEVISVKPGKCPKCGMELVEKENHNHVAAEKQPNESGALKRNSENGKVTFGGKTIRYDLYVKDTIVNFTGKNRRALAINGKLQAPTLYFTEGDTAEIYLHNMLKENTGLHWHGVILPNEHDGVPYLTTKPVKPGETHLYKFKISQNGTYWYHSHEALQEQIGMNGILVFKKREGEPKTEYNAEIPVLLGDWSDDDPMQIARRLHMANTDWYAVKKNAVQSYWEAIKSGNLGTKALNEWKRMEAMDVSDVYYDKFLINGVPSSDYSNLKAGDKVRLRIANGGSSTYFWLNYGGGKIKVVGNDGNDVVPIEVDRLIVGVSETYDIEVTIPENKSFEFRATSEDRIGHASLWLGSGEKVEAPNLPRLMLFEGMKMMNGMMEMSGNMKPMNMTMGNQMMDMNEVMYPELSENQRKTTMKHMNEMMGVKTREDKIEDHSQHSGMDMKEEKTIKRLSYNILKSPEKTILPTDSLREMKFTLEGNMNHYLWTLDNKTVTETDKILIKKGEILRIKLYNNSMMRHPMHLHGHDFRLINSKGDYSPLKNVVDIMPMETVTIEFAANQDGDWFFHCHILYHMMAGMGRIFSYENSKPNPQLPNRKLAWKNFMKDNQMISSMAMLDVASNKIHAETMTMFGPRWANLNEFHSNWNFDHFEGSAKVGRFLGKFQWALPYAGFRVQKNHEIMERQMAEGMGMSFNGKKTWFGQQKASKNKFAFIVGMQYVLPMLITADASVDQNGKVLLELSREDIPLSRRLRGNFSVNSDGEFSTGLRYIVQKWLSLSGNYDNEMGWGAGVTLTY; encoded by the coding sequence ATGTTTCTGTTACTTTTATTCTCTGTTTTTACTTTTGCTCAAGCAACGAAGACGTATTATACTTGCCCGATGCATTCCGAAGTGGTCTCTTCAAAACCTGGAGACTGCCCTAAATGTGGAATGTCTTTGGTGAAAAAAACTGTTGCAGTACAATCAGTACCTGCTCAACCGATTCCTAAATCAGAGGGAAAAATAAAGCCGACAGAACCCCAAAACCATAAAACCAAGGCTGATATTAAAAAGGCAAAGAAGCCTGAAGAAGCTAAAAAGACAAATGCCATAAGACAAATAAAATCGGCCCAGGGCACTACATTAACCGGCCAGACTGAAATTTTATCTCAAACGGCTTACACCTGTTCTATGCATCCCGAAGTAATTTCTGTTAAACCGGGAAAATGCCCTAAGTGCGGAATGGAACTGGTTGAAAAAGAAAACCATAATCATGTTGCTGCAGAGAAGCAACCCAATGAAAGTGGAGCTTTGAAAAGAAATTCAGAGAACGGTAAGGTAACCTTTGGAGGAAAGACCATTCGTTATGATTTATATGTCAAAGACACGATTGTCAATTTTACAGGTAAAAATCGCAGAGCATTGGCGATTAACGGTAAACTTCAGGCCCCGACTTTATACTTTACAGAAGGAGATACCGCAGAAATTTATCTGCACAATATGCTCAAGGAAAATACCGGACTTCACTGGCATGGAGTTATTTTGCCCAATGAACATGACGGAGTTCCTTACTTAACCACAAAACCTGTAAAGCCGGGTGAAACCCATCTATATAAGTTTAAAATTTCTCAAAACGGAACCTATTGGTATCATTCTCACGAGGCCCTTCAGGAGCAAATAGGGATGAATGGTATTTTGGTATTCAAGAAACGAGAAGGGGAACCGAAAACTGAATATAATGCAGAGATTCCTGTATTGTTGGGAGACTGGAGTGATGATGATCCCATGCAGATTGCCAGAAGACTTCATATGGCCAATACAGACTGGTATGCTGTAAAGAAAAATGCTGTGCAAAGTTATTGGGAGGCAATCAAGTCCGGGAATTTGGGAACCAAAGCCCTGAATGAATGGAAAAGAATGGAAGCAATGGATGTAAGTGATGTATACTACGATAAATTCCTGATCAACGGAGTTCCAAGTTCAGATTATTCCAATCTGAAAGCCGGTGATAAAGTGAGGTTAAGAATTGCCAATGGAGGTTCATCAACCTATTTCTGGCTAAATTATGGCGGAGGAAAAATAAAGGTAGTTGGAAATGACGGAAATGATGTGGTTCCGATAGAGGTGGACCGACTGATTGTCGGGGTTTCAGAAACCTATGATATTGAAGTTACCATTCCGGAAAATAAAAGCTTTGAATTCCGTGCTACATCAGAAGACAGAATCGGTCATGCTTCCCTTTGGCTGGGCTCCGGAGAGAAAGTGGAAGCCCCCAATTTACCGAGGCTGATGCTTTTTGAAGGCATGAAAATGATGAACGGCATGATGGAAATGAGCGGAAATATGAAGCCGATGAATATGACAATGGGAAATCAGATGATGGACATGAACGAGGTAATGTATCCGGAATTATCTGAAAATCAAAGAAAAACCACCATGAAACATATGAATGAAATGATGGGTGTAAAAACCAGGGAAGACAAGATAGAAGATCATTCTCAGCACTCAGGGATGGATATGAAAGAAGAGAAAACCATCAAAAGGCTTTCTTACAATATTTTAAAATCTCCTGAAAAAACAATACTTCCTACCGACAGCCTTCGTGAAATGAAGTTTACCCTCGAAGGAAATATGAACCATTATCTTTGGACCCTTGATAATAAAACAGTAACTGAAACGGATAAGATTTTAATTAAAAAAGGAGAGATTTTAAGAATCAAATTGTATAATAACTCCATGATGCGCCACCCGATGCACCTTCACGGTCATGATTTCAGGCTTATCAATTCAAAAGGAGACTATTCTCCGTTGAAAAATGTAGTAGATATTATGCCAATGGAAACCGTAACGATTGAGTTTGCGGCTAACCAGGATGGAGACTGGTTTTTCCACTGCCATATTTTATACCATATGATGGCAGGAATGGGAAGAATATTCAGTTATGAAAATTCAAAACCCAATCCACAGCTTCCAAACAGGAAACTGGCCTGGAAGAATTTTATGAAAGATAACCAGATGATCAGCTCAATGGCGATGCTGGATGTAGCAAGCAATAAAATACATGCTGAAACCATGACGATGTTCGGACCAAGATGGGCCAATCTTAATGAATTTCATTCAAACTGGAACTTTGATCATTTTGAAGGAAGTGCAAAAGTGGGTAGATTTTTAGGAAAATTCCAGTGGGCGCTTCCATATGCCGGATTCAGGGTTCAAAAGAACCACGAAATTATGGAAAGGCAGATGGCTGAAGGTATGGGAATGAGCTTCAACGGAAAGAAAACATGGTTTGGACAACAGAAAGCTTCAAAAAATAAGTTTGCCTTTATAGTCGGGATGCAGTATGTATTACCTATGTTGATTACTGCTGATGCAAGTGTCGACCAAAATGGAAAAGTATTGCTGGAACTGAGCCGGGAAGATATTCCGCTTTCAAGAAGGTTAAGGGGTAATTTCAGTGTGAATTCGGACGGAGAGTTTTCAACCGGATTGAGGTATATCGTACAAAAGTGGTTATCACTTTCGGGAAATTATGATAATGAAATGGGCTGGGGAGCAGGTGTTACCTTAACCTATTAA
- a CDS encoding GNAT family N-acetyltransferase: MSNIIFKINEKIEIKTIKDLFFMSDYLPISNMNDDLRLQKMFDNANLVVSAWSENKLVGIARSLCDFSYCCYLSDICVNKEFRHLNIGKRLIEITREHAGKECKIILHSSEDALNFYDKIGMKRISEAFIIQRDY; this comes from the coding sequence ATGAGCAATATTATATTTAAAATAAACGAAAAGATAGAAATTAAAACAATTAAAGATCTGTTTTTCATGTCCGATTATTTACCAATTAGCAATATGAATGATGACCTTCGTTTACAGAAAATGTTTGATAATGCAAATCTTGTTGTATCTGCCTGGTCAGAAAATAAATTAGTAGGTATTGCCCGGTCATTATGCGATTTTAGCTATTGTTGTTACCTATCTGATATTTGTGTGAACAAAGAATTTAGGCATTTAAATATTGGAAAAAGATTAATTGAAATAACAAGAGAACATGCAGGAAAAGAATGTAAAATAATTCTCCATTCTTCAGAAGATGCATTAAATTTCTACGATAAAATTGGGATGAAAAGAATTTCAGAAGCGTTTATAATCCAAAGAGATTATTAA
- a CDS encoding TonB-dependent receptor, which yields MTKVTDIEEVVFQKKTTGRTNDLTNVKISAKEAKAVASISGGIEGLIKTLPSVNSNTELSSQYMVRGGNYDENLIYINDIEIYRPFLIRNSQQEGMSIINPDMVSTVNFSAGGFEARYGDKMSSALNIYYREPEKFEVSGEASLIGGRLTTGLASKNKKFTALFSGRYRNTNLVLNTLKEDTDFNPTYWDFQSYLNYHVSDKLSMSFIGYYSKNDYEMIPKYKSVTFGSLQQPITVNIGYDGKENDKYKNMMGTFSMNYKPADNWKLTLDAFAYQNREREYYSIQSGYELQTFDPVTKEPVSSFDTGGQIEHARNDLFVRTYGTQFRAKFSPNVNTDIEVGFKYEKENLKDFTNEWKLIDSAGYSLPRPEVIDPRTGATGDIKLAYYIAGRNNIEPTRLSAYAQYSQKFYWGASKVFVNAGVRVANWSFNKETIFSPRVQFAIKPDWDSDMLFKLSGGIYYQAPFYKEIKDLDGNFNFNIKSQRSIQLILANDYEFQMYDRPFKLTTELYYKKMDNLIPYYMDNVRIRYSGQNNSKGYAYGIDTRLFGEFVPGVDSWLSASYARVYENIDGKGNIPRPTDQRFRFAMFYQDYMPQFPSMRVNLTLVYAMGLPTGAPVMFDSNGQPDFNSAYTYQKTLPAYKRVDIGLTKVFIDPKNKNKASGFWGNFQELTLGVQVFNAFNINNTVANQWVTDYNTNYMYPVPVRLTGRFFNVKLEFKL from the coding sequence ATCACTAAAGTGACCGATATAGAGGAAGTTGTATTCCAGAAAAAAACGACAGGAAGAACCAACGACCTTACCAACGTGAAAATTTCAGCAAAAGAGGCCAAAGCAGTGGCTTCTATCAGTGGAGGAATTGAAGGTCTTATCAAAACCTTACCTTCTGTAAACTCCAATACTGAGCTTTCATCCCAATATATGGTACGTGGTGGAAACTACGATGAAAACCTTATCTACATTAATGATATTGAAATCTACCGACCTTTCCTGATCAGAAACTCTCAACAGGAGGGGATGAGTATCATTAATCCGGATATGGTCTCAACAGTGAATTTCTCAGCAGGAGGATTTGAAGCCAGATATGGTGATAAAATGTCTTCTGCTTTAAATATCTATTACCGTGAACCTGAAAAATTTGAGGTTTCAGGAGAAGCGAGTTTAATCGGAGGAAGACTTACAACAGGCCTTGCGTCAAAAAACAAAAAGTTTACCGCTTTATTCTCAGGAAGATATAGAAATACCAACCTTGTTCTCAATACATTAAAGGAAGATACAGACTTTAATCCTACCTATTGGGATTTTCAGTCTTACCTTAATTACCATGTCAGTGATAAACTCTCCATGTCATTCATAGGCTATTACTCTAAGAATGATTATGAGATGATTCCCAAGTACAAAAGTGTTACATTTGGAAGCCTTCAGCAGCCCATTACTGTTAATATCGGGTATGATGGTAAAGAAAATGACAAGTACAAAAATATGATGGGAACGTTTTCAATGAATTATAAGCCGGCGGATAACTGGAAACTTACATTGGATGCGTTCGCTTATCAGAACAGGGAAAGAGAATACTATTCGATACAATCCGGATACGAACTGCAGACTTTTGATCCTGTAACCAAAGAACCGGTTTCATCATTTGATACCGGCGGACAGATAGAACATGCCCGGAATGATCTGTTTGTAAGAACCTACGGAACTCAGTTCAGGGCAAAATTTTCACCTAATGTAAATACTGATATTGAAGTCGGATTTAAATATGAAAAAGAAAATCTGAAAGACTTTACCAATGAATGGAAATTAATTGATTCTGCAGGATACAGCCTTCCGAGACCGGAAGTTATCGATCCGAGAACAGGTGCCACCGGAGACATCAAGCTGGCTTATTATATTGCAGGAAGAAACAATATTGAACCTACAAGACTGTCTGCTTATGCACAATATTCCCAGAAGTTTTACTGGGGAGCCAGCAAGGTATTTGTGAATGCCGGGGTACGTGTAGCCAACTGGAGTTTCAATAAAGAAACCATTTTTTCCCCAAGAGTTCAGTTTGCCATAAAACCGGACTGGGATAGCGATATGTTATTTAAGCTTTCAGGAGGAATTTATTATCAGGCACCTTTTTATAAGGAAATTAAAGACCTGGATGGGAACTTCAATTTCAATATAAAATCACAGCGTTCCATACAGTTGATTCTTGCCAATGATTATGAGTTTCAGATGTATGACCGTCCATTTAAGCTTACCACAGAACTTTATTATAAAAAGATGGATAACCTGATTCCTTATTATATGGATAATGTAAGAATCCGGTATTCAGGACAGAATAATTCTAAAGGATACGCCTATGGAATTGATACCCGTTTATTCGGAGAGTTTGTTCCCGGGGTAGATTCCTGGTTATCTGCCAGTTATGCCAGAGTATATGAGAATATTGATGGAAAAGGAAATATTCCGAGACCAACCGATCAGCGTTTCAGGTTTGCAATGTTCTATCAGGATTATATGCCGCAGTTTCCATCAATGAGAGTTAACCTTACACTGGTCTATGCAATGGGATTACCTACGGGAGCTCCTGTAATGTTTGACAGCAACGGGCAACCTGACTTTAATTCTGCATATACTTATCAGAAGACATTACCTGCTTACAAAAGGGTAGATATCGGGCTAACGAAAGTATTTATCGATCCGAAAAATAAAAATAAAGCGTCCGGTTTCTGGGGAAATTTCCAGGAGCTGACATTAGGAGTTCAGGTTTTCAATGCATTTAATATTAATAATACAGTTGCCAACCAATGGGTAACAGATTACAATACCAATTATATGTATCCTGTTCCGGTTCGCCTTACAGGACGTTTCTTTAATGTGAAGTTAGAATTTAAACTGTAA
- a CDS encoding DUF1697 domain-containing protein, with protein MKYCAFLRGVNVKGTNMKMADVCQVFKEAGMKEVSSVLASGNIVFSSDKNADELKSILEKAMSEHFAYEAFLFVKSKEETRNFWNGIPFEKKDDAHIYAFVGIPGVENVLMEEFQKAAQADNEQAEIVDNMFYWQVPKGNTLDSTFGKVLGKKNLKDQFTSRNINTFEKVLKKMG; from the coding sequence ATGAAATACTGTGCTTTCCTCCGCGGTGTTAATGTAAAGGGAACCAATATGAAAATGGCAGATGTATGCCAGGTTTTTAAAGAAGCGGGAATGAAAGAAGTGAGCTCGGTGCTGGCTTCCGGGAATATTGTTTTCTCTTCCGACAAAAATGCTGATGAGTTAAAATCAATCCTTGAAAAAGCAATGTCGGAACACTTTGCCTATGAAGCCTTTTTATTTGTAAAATCTAAAGAAGAAACCCGAAATTTCTGGAACGGTATACCTTTCGAAAAGAAAGATGATGCCCATATTTATGCTTTTGTCGGGATCCCGGGAGTAGAAAATGTTTTGATGGAAGAGTTTCAAAAAGCCGCACAGGCAGACAACGAGCAGGCGGAAATCGTTGACAATATGTTTTACTGGCAGGTTCCGAAAGGAAATACACTGGATTCAACTTTTGGAAAGGTGCTCGGAAAGAAAAATCTCAAAGATCAGTTTACCAGCAGGAATATCAATACATTTGAAAAGGTCTTGAAAAAGATGGGGTAG